One Chromobacterium paludis genomic window carries:
- a CDS encoding beta-ketoacyl-[acyl-carrier-protein] synthase family protein: MTRNASPAAAPAWIGIEAAAYHFPGELQDIEACAAQHNWQDTRVQAILRSGCRHFHAAPDIGEVELAERALARLFDETGLRPDEVGALIHVHTQLFSVPAAPRSLPLELVSRFGLRPLWAGSVNQLNCSSNAAAIQLVQALMASHPGLRRAVIVSVDRVYGERFRLRQMSGVQSDGAACLLVERESRRNRIGALALRNYGKWHQGSDTNAAVEREMINLEWHYTRKVMQQAVADSGVALADYGCVLPHNSDHKGWISICKAMGIPLEILRADNILQKGHACCSDLAVNLADIGLAQVDAGRHLISVTQSNSGAFSALTLHPVASHDAN; encoded by the coding sequence ATGACCCGCAACGCAAGCCCAGCGGCCGCCCCGGCCTGGATAGGCATAGAAGCCGCCGCCTACCACTTTCCCGGCGAGCTGCAGGACATCGAAGCCTGCGCCGCCCAGCACAACTGGCAGGACACCCGCGTCCAGGCCATTCTCCGCTCCGGCTGCCGCCACTTCCACGCCGCGCCGGACATCGGCGAAGTCGAACTGGCCGAGCGCGCCCTGGCGCGGCTGTTCGACGAAACCGGCCTGCGCCCGGACGAAGTCGGCGCGCTGATCCACGTGCACACCCAGCTGTTCAGCGTGCCGGCCGCGCCGCGCAGCCTGCCGCTGGAGCTGGTCTCGCGCTTCGGCCTGCGCCCGCTCTGGGCCGGCTCCGTCAACCAGCTGAACTGCTCGTCCAACGCCGCCGCCATCCAGCTGGTGCAGGCGCTGATGGCCAGCCATCCGGGGCTGCGCCGCGCCGTCATCGTCTCCGTCGACCGCGTCTACGGCGAGCGCTTCCGCCTGCGCCAGATGTCCGGCGTGCAAAGCGACGGCGCCGCCTGCCTGCTGGTGGAACGCGAAAGCCGCCGCAACCGCATCGGCGCGCTGGCCCTGCGCAACTATGGCAAATGGCACCAGGGATCGGACACCAATGCCGCGGTGGAGCGCGAAATGATCAATCTGGAATGGCATTACACCCGCAAGGTGATGCAGCAGGCGGTGGCCGACAGCGGCGTGGCGCTGGCCGATTACGGCTGCGTATTGCCGCACAACTCGGACCACAAAGGCTGGATCTCCATCTGCAAGGCCATGGGCATTCCGCTGGAAATCCTGCGCGCCGACAACATCCTGCAAAAAGGCCACGCCTGCTGTTCCGACCTGGCCGTCAACCTGGCCGACATCGGCCTGGCTCAAGTGGACGCCGGCCGCCACCTGATCAGCGTGACCCAGTCCAATAGCGGCGCCTTCTCCGCCCTCACCCTGCACCCGGTGGCCAGCCATGACGCAAACTGA
- a CDS encoding type III PLP-dependent enzyme domain-containing protein: MTQTDALSIPLPPDEQALQWLWDVKTPGYVFDPSIVLARYRKLRELLDSRLIVSLKANSNLELLIRCGHGFVDGVELASLGELDLAVGRISSTKYVNNPSMDETFMRAALASRCVFIIDSLGQAERLIAVLGKQPAPQTILRLNAAELMPGRRKEAADHFGMSPQEAMLAAAALSRADVPVIGLHSFVGSHQFRVDERGGDSADLAHALAALAGDIERVAGAPIAMLNCGGGFGERFHEDESVFAAYRERLAPLRQRFQLAHESGRAIFAGAGLFATRVRAVKTLGGQTIAVCDGGLSHNFLLARTESAIKKYAAPRLLRRQPAPEGAAVQPVRFVGSTCSRADVIGWQPDPQAAPAVGDLVIFDQCGAYHPSYSVSGFLSLGAAGAYIHQTGETA, translated from the coding sequence ATGACGCAAACTGACGCCCTTTCCATCCCGCTGCCGCCAGACGAGCAGGCCCTGCAATGGCTGTGGGACGTCAAGACGCCCGGCTACGTGTTCGACCCGTCTATCGTCCTGGCGCGCTACCGCAAGCTGCGCGAGCTGCTGGACAGCCGGCTGATCGTCTCGCTGAAGGCCAATTCCAATCTGGAGCTGCTGATACGCTGCGGCCATGGCTTCGTCGACGGCGTGGAGCTGGCCAGCCTGGGCGAACTGGACCTGGCCGTCGGCCGCATCTCGTCGACCAAGTACGTCAACAACCCCTCGATGGACGAGACCTTCATGCGCGCCGCCCTGGCTTCGCGCTGCGTCTTCATCATCGACAGCCTGGGCCAGGCCGAACGATTGATTGCCGTGCTGGGCAAGCAACCCGCGCCGCAGACCATCTTGCGGCTGAACGCGGCCGAGCTGATGCCGGGCCGCCGCAAGGAGGCGGCCGACCACTTCGGCATGAGCCCGCAGGAAGCCATGCTGGCGGCGGCGGCGCTGAGCCGCGCCGATGTGCCGGTCATCGGCCTGCACAGCTTCGTCGGCTCGCACCAGTTCCGCGTGGACGAGCGCGGCGGCGACTCGGCCGACCTCGCCCACGCGCTGGCCGCCCTGGCCGGCGACATCGAGCGCGTCGCCGGCGCGCCCATCGCCATGCTCAACTGCGGCGGCGGCTTCGGCGAACGCTTCCACGAGGACGAGTCCGTCTTCGCCGCCTACCGCGAGCGGCTGGCTCCGCTGCGCCAGCGCTTCCAGCTGGCGCACGAATCCGGCCGCGCCATCTTCGCCGGCGCCGGCCTGTTCGCCACCCGCGTGCGCGCGGTGAAGACCCTGGGCGGCCAGACCATAGCCGTGTGCGACGGCGGCCTCAGCCACAACTTCCTGCTGGCGCGCACCGAGTCCGCCATCAAGAAATACGCCGCGCCGCGCCTGCTGCGCCGCCAGCCGGCGCCCGAAGGCGCGGCCGTCCAGCCCGTGCGCTTTGTGGGCAGCACCTGCAGCCGCGCCGACGTCATAGGCTGGCAGCCCGATCCGCAGGCCGCGCCCGCCGTCGGCGACCTGGTGATTTTCGACCAATGCGGCGCCTATCACCCCAGCTACAGCGTCAGCGGCTTCCTGTCGCTGGGCGCGGCCGGCGCCTACATCCACCAGACCGGAGAAACCGCATGA
- a CDS encoding ferritin-like domain-containing protein — protein MQATLEPSQDAAQPYKWKVELDAFMSESYDFADDSLNAIYQKAKANQWDVNVDLDWSQELNADNPLGMPDGTLLIYGTDVWNKLDAKGRAEVRHHSQGWTLSQVLHGEQAALICASKLAVAEESLSARLCAAGQIMDEARHIEAFGRLVNDKLPISYPMSQSLKSLLGDTISSKELDITNLGMQVLVEGIALSLFQSIVAYSQDPFIRDMVTRIQRDEARHFAIGRITLCRVYQEMSATERKEREEFVAEGAHTLHEHLCADDIWEPMGLSKKECAHLVRNSPVTSSMRRSIFRRLVPTIREMGLLSPRVQKVFEQLQVMDYAAMPLPA, from the coding sequence ATGCAAGCCACGCTAGAACCGAGCCAGGACGCGGCCCAGCCTTACAAATGGAAGGTCGAGCTGGACGCCTTCATGTCGGAAAGCTACGACTTCGCCGACGACAGCCTGAACGCCATCTACCAAAAGGCCAAGGCCAACCAGTGGGACGTCAATGTCGACCTGGACTGGAGCCAGGAGTTAAACGCCGACAACCCGCTGGGCATGCCGGACGGCACGCTGCTGATCTACGGCACCGACGTCTGGAACAAGCTGGACGCCAAGGGCCGCGCCGAGGTGCGCCACCACTCCCAGGGCTGGACCCTGTCGCAGGTGCTGCACGGCGAGCAGGCCGCGCTGATCTGCGCCTCCAAGCTGGCCGTGGCCGAGGAAAGCCTATCGGCGCGGCTGTGCGCCGCCGGCCAGATCATGGACGAGGCCCGCCACATCGAGGCCTTCGGCCGCCTGGTCAACGACAAGCTGCCCATCAGCTACCCGATGAGCCAATCGCTGAAGAGCCTCTTGGGCGACACCATCAGCAGCAAGGAACTGGACATCACCAATCTGGGCATGCAGGTGCTGGTGGAAGGCATCGCGCTGTCGCTGTTCCAGAGCATCGTCGCCTACAGCCAGGACCCCTTCATCCGCGACATGGTCACCCGCATCCAGCGCGACGAAGCCCGCCACTTCGCCATCGGCCGCATCACGCTGTGCCGCGTCTACCAGGAAATGAGCGCGACGGAACGCAAGGAGCGCGAGGAGTTCGTGGCCGAAGGCGCGCACACCCTGCACGAACACCTGTGCGCCGACGACATCTGGGAGCCCATGGGCCTGTCCAAGAAGGAATGCGCCCACCTGGTGCGCAACTCGCCGGTCACCAGCTCCATGCGCCGCTCCATCTTCCGCCGCCTGGTGCCCACCATACGCGAGATGGGCCTGCTCAGCCCGCGCGTGCAGAAGGTATTCGAACAACTGCAGGTGATGGACTACGCCGCCATGCCGCTGCCGGCCTGA
- a CDS encoding beta-ketoacyl-[acyl-carrier-protein] synthase family protein — translation MLCIRAIASALPERADFHGVQAAERNFGYGHLLFPSAVHALPRGKGKLDEEETLRLTPSAPVSLPVAEARLSHADLALQAVDALRRQVAAEELAAVTHIVVANASLNQRINESLSGRVQHALGLDDALPFAVGQSGTAGVYNALTLIEALCAQGGRVLLVAADKWLYPFFRAWGDLVAYGDGGAAMLLDGGGEGGVGRILSHAVHYGEAIASPWEQAPSALAERLLPQAVQAASDALEQARMRASDIDWLLPAGFGADFAARVADELGIAPARRMARGGCHLSNADPLLALLELRAALRPGEQAAALLWDAALCGLSGAMVAQISAAA, via the coding sequence ATGCTCTGCATACGCGCCATCGCCTCCGCCTTGCCGGAGCGCGCCGACTTCCACGGCGTCCAGGCCGCCGAACGCAACTTCGGCTACGGCCACCTGCTGTTCCCGTCCGCCGTCCACGCCTTGCCGCGCGGCAAGGGCAAGCTGGACGAAGAAGAAACCCTGCGCTTGACGCCAAGCGCGCCGGTCTCGCTGCCGGTGGCCGAGGCCAGGCTCAGCCACGCCGACCTCGCCCTGCAGGCCGTGGACGCCTTGCGCCGGCAAGTCGCCGCCGAGGAGCTGGCCGCCGTCACCCACATCGTCGTCGCCAACGCCTCGCTGAACCAGCGCATCAACGAATCCCTGTCCGGCCGCGTCCAGCACGCGCTGGGCCTGGACGACGCGCTGCCCTTCGCCGTCGGCCAGTCCGGCACCGCCGGCGTCTACAACGCGCTGACCTTGATCGAGGCGCTGTGCGCCCAGGGCGGCCGCGTGCTGCTGGTGGCCGCCGACAAATGGCTCTATCCCTTCTTCCGCGCCTGGGGCGACCTGGTGGCCTACGGCGACGGCGGGGCGGCCATGCTGCTGGATGGCGGCGGCGAAGGCGGCGTCGGCCGCATCCTGTCCCACGCCGTCCACTACGGCGAAGCGATCGCCAGCCCCTGGGAACAGGCGCCGTCGGCCTTGGCAGAACGGCTGCTGCCGCAGGCCGTGCAAGCGGCCAGCGACGCGCTGGAGCAGGCCCGCATGCGCGCGTCCGACATCGACTGGCTGCTGCCCGCCGGTTTCGGCGCGGACTTCGCCGCCCGCGTGGCCGACGAGCTGGGCATCGCGCCCGCCCGCCGCATGGCGCGCGGCGGCTGCCATCTGTCCAACGCCGATCCGCTGCTAGCCTTGCTCGAATTGCGCGCCGCGCTGCGGCCCGGCGAACAGGCCGCCGCCCTGCTATGGGACGCCGCCCTGTGCGGCCTGTCCGGCGCCATGGTGGCGCAGATTTCCGCCGCGGCCTGA
- a CDS encoding acyl-CoA ligase (AMP-forming), exosortase A system-associated, with amino-acid sequence MNRARISLYHLLRLSAERHGERPAFAQGETRASYAQLLADVRRHAARLAAADIQPGDRVAVYAGKQYDTVAMMLAVNARGAILVPVNPQLKPAQLRHILADSGARLLVSTGARLARLAEALDGLALQCWKLEALPDAMLDAAEPEATDNDPAAILYTSGSTGRPKGVVLSQRNLVSGADSVSAYLGLAEDDVILGILPLSFDAGFSQLTTALASAACYAPLDFLQPKEVPAFCERHGVTAITGVPPLWMQLMAAHWPAATGARVRRFANTGGHMPGPLLDKLRLAFPQAQPYLMYGLTEAFRSTYLQPEDAAARPGSIGKAVPNADIRVLRPDGAECAPGEPGELVHRGAFVTLGYWNDPELTAHRFRPWQGPHGQIPRQEAAVWSGDIVYRDEEGYLYFVARGDDMIKTSGYRVSPTEVEEILFALPGVHEAAAYGVPHPMLGEAIAVSLHGADGVAEAELLALCRERLPSYMVPQRLSFHAEPLPRNPNGKIDRKQLKQQFAGLFADSPTHTG; translated from the coding sequence ATGAACCGCGCCCGCATCAGCCTTTACCATCTGCTGCGGCTGAGCGCCGAGCGCCACGGCGAACGCCCGGCCTTCGCCCAGGGCGAGACGCGCGCCAGCTACGCCCAGTTGCTGGCCGACGTCCGCCGCCACGCCGCGCGGCTGGCCGCCGCCGACATCCAGCCCGGCGACCGCGTCGCCGTCTACGCCGGCAAGCAATACGACACCGTGGCCATGATGCTGGCCGTCAACGCGCGCGGCGCCATCCTGGTGCCGGTCAACCCGCAATTGAAGCCTGCCCAGCTGCGCCACATCCTGGCCGACAGCGGCGCGCGGCTCCTGGTCAGCACCGGCGCGCGGCTGGCGCGGCTGGCCGAGGCGCTGGACGGACTGGCGCTGCAATGCTGGAAACTGGAGGCCCTGCCCGACGCCATGCTGGACGCGGCGGAGCCGGAAGCCACCGACAACGACCCGGCCGCCATCCTCTATACCTCCGGCTCCACCGGCCGCCCCAAGGGCGTGGTGCTGTCGCAGCGCAATCTGGTGTCCGGCGCCGACAGCGTGTCGGCCTACCTGGGTCTGGCCGAGGACGACGTGATCCTGGGCATCCTGCCGCTGAGCTTCGACGCCGGCTTCAGTCAGTTGACTACCGCGCTGGCCAGCGCCGCCTGCTACGCGCCGCTGGATTTCCTGCAGCCCAAGGAAGTGCCGGCCTTCTGCGAGCGCCACGGCGTCACCGCCATCACCGGCGTGCCGCCGCTGTGGATGCAGCTGATGGCCGCCCACTGGCCTGCCGCAACCGGCGCGCGCGTCCGCCGCTTCGCCAATACCGGCGGCCACATGCCCGGCCCGCTGCTGGACAAGCTGCGTCTGGCCTTCCCCCAGGCCCAGCCCTATCTGATGTACGGCCTGACCGAAGCCTTCCGCTCCACTTATCTGCAACCGGAAGACGCCGCCGCCCGCCCCGGCTCCATCGGCAAGGCGGTGCCCAACGCCGACATCCGCGTGCTGCGGCCGGACGGCGCGGAATGCGCGCCGGGCGAGCCGGGCGAGCTGGTGCACCGCGGCGCCTTCGTCACCCTGGGCTACTGGAACGATCCGGAGCTGACCGCCCACCGCTTCCGGCCATGGCAAGGCCCGCACGGCCAGATTCCGCGCCAGGAGGCGGCGGTGTGGTCCGGCGACATCGTCTACCGCGACGAGGAAGGCTATTTGTACTTCGTGGCGCGCGGCGACGACATGATCAAGACCTCCGGCTACCGCGTCAGCCCCACCGAAGTGGAGGAAATTCTGTTCGCGCTGCCCGGCGTGCATGAAGCGGCCGCTTACGGCGTGCCTCACCCCATGCTGGGCGAAGCCATCGCGGTCAGCCTGCACGGCGCCGACGGCGTGGCCGAGGCCGAGCTGCTCGCCTTGTGCCGCGAGCGGCTGCCCAGCTATATGGTGCCGCAGCGCCTGTCCTTCCACGCCGAGCCGCTGCCGCGCAACCCCAACGGCAAGATAGACCGCAAACAGCTGAAACAGCAGTTCGCCGGCCTGTTCGCCGACTCCCCCACCCATACTGGATAA